In the Malania oleifera isolate guangnan ecotype guangnan chromosome 1, ASM2987363v1, whole genome shotgun sequence genome, one interval contains:
- the LOC131157594 gene encoding calcium-binding protein PBP1-like gives MGSSAAGAGDQSRGVQFEDYFPSMVERLGAEGFIMELCNGFRLLMDGEKGLITLDSLKRNTLLLGLQELRDDELLCMLMEGDLDGDGALNQMEFCILMFRLSPALMMDAGNSNLWMMDDLMMI, from the coding sequence atgggatCATCGGCGGCAGGTGCGGGTGATCAGAGCAGGGGAGTTCAGTTCGAGGACTATTTTCCGTCGATGGTGGAGCGGCTGGGGGCGGAAGGGTTCATAATGGAGCTGTGCAACGGCTTCCGGCTGCTGATGGACGGGGAGAAGGGCCTCATCACCCTCGACAGCCTGAAGAGAAACACCCTCCTGCTGGGCCTGCAGGAGCTGCGTGACGACGAGCTACTCTGCATGTTGATGGAGGGGGACTTGGACGGCGATGGCGCTCTCAACCAGATGGAGTTTTGCATTCTCATGTTCAGATTGAGTCCCGCGTTGATGATGGATGCTGGTAATTCCAATCTCTGGATGATGGATGATCTCATGATgatataa